In the genome of Methanobrevibacter sp. TMH8, one region contains:
- a CDS encoding tRNA (adenine-N1)-methyltransferase, translated as MIIIMDERGKKYLIDQKSEFQSDLGIISQEDIAKAEVGQSLITHLDKEFKVIKPNVNDFIDLMDRRCSILIQKDIGTVVAKTGLGSGSRVVDAGTGAGAIALNFGNIVGREGNVYSYEIREDFAEVAKKNIVSFGLDNIIEIKNKDIKTGIDEEKIDLVFLDLTKPYEIFENVYECLNLGGYLAVYAPYIDQIETSYRVAKKLGFNDLSIIETLEREIEVRTQGTRPKTRMVGHSGYLMFGRKL; from the coding sequence TTGATAATTATAATGGATGAAAGAGGAAAAAAATATCTCATTGATCAAAAAAGTGAATTCCAAAGTGATTTAGGAATCATATCTCAAGAAGATATAGCTAAAGCAGAAGTTGGTCAATCTCTTATAACTCATCTAGATAAAGAGTTTAAAGTTATCAAACCTAATGTTAATGATTTTATTGATTTAATGGATAGAAGATGTTCTATACTAATCCAAAAAGATATTGGTACTGTAGTTGCAAAAACTGGTCTTGGAAGTGGAAGTAGAGTAGTTGATGCAGGAACTGGTGCTGGAGCTATTGCATTAAATTTTGGAAACATAGTTGGTAGAGAAGGCAATGTATATAGCTATGAAATTAGAGAAGACTTTGCAGAAGTAGCTAAAAAGAATATTGTTTCTTTTGGATTAGATAATATTATTGAAATTAAAAATAAAGATATAAAAACCGGAATTGATGAAGAAAAAATTGATTTAGTCTTTCTTGACCTTACAAAACCATATGAAATATTCGAAAATGTTTATGAATGCTTAAATCTTGGTGGTTATTTAGCTGTGTATGCTCCATACATAGATCAAATAGAGACATCATACAGAGTAGCTAAAAAACTAGGATTCAATGATTTATCCATTATAGAAACTTTAGAAAGGGAAATAGAAGTTAGAACCCAAGGGACACGGCCTAAAACAAGAATGGTTGGGCATAGTGGATATTTAATGTTTGGAAGAAAGCTATAA
- a CDS encoding cupin domain-containing protein — translation MNDLKGKPIKIGSLAEYQTESVVSREIIKKNVGTVTIFAFDKGQGLSEHSAPYDAMVQIVDGSGEITISGNKNIVKKGELIIMPANEPHALFAKEPFKMILTMIRSVE, via the coding sequence ATGAATGATTTAAAGGGAAAACCAATTAAAATAGGAAGTTTAGCTGAATATCAAACAGAATCTGTTGTAAGTCGTGAAATTATTAAAAAAAATGTAGGTACTGTTACTATATTTGCTTTTGATAAAGGTCAAGGTTTAAGTGAACACAGTGCTCCATATGACGCTATGGTTCAGATTGTAGATGGTTCTGGAGAAATAACAATCTCTGGAAATAAAAACATTGTTAAAAAAGGAGAATTAATTATAATGCCAGCTAATGAACCTCATGCATTATTTGCAAAAGAACCTTTTAAGATGATTTTAACAATGATTAGATCAGTAGAATAA
- the ilvD gene encoding dihydroxy-acid dehydratase — protein sequence MKSDKIKKGIERTPHRSLLRACGLQDDDFEKPFIGIANSFTDIVPGHIHLKELADEIKKGIIAAGGIPFEFNTMAICDGIAMNHEGMKYSLPSREIVANTVESMAMGHSLDGLVLLPSCDKVVPGMLIAAARLNIPSIVVTGGPMVPGEFKGKKVDLITVYEAVGEVSSGKLTEDDLYELECSACPGAGSCSGLFTANTMACVTETLGMSLPMCATTLAQDKNKLKIAEESGKRIVGMIFEDLTPSKIMSQKSFENALAIDMALGGSSNTALHIPAIANELEDKGVNVDLELFDKVSKFVPHIASMSPAGKDTMKDLHEAGGIPAVLKNIEIKLDTNVITCTGKTIKENIKDVEIKNTDVIRPIKDPVHSEGGIAILKGNLAPDGSVIKQAAVEDDMMYHKGPAKVFNSEEEAVDGIFNGKIIEGDIVIIRCEGPKGGPGMREMLNPTSAIMGLGIKNVALITDGRFSGGTRGPCVGHVSPEAKSGGPIAALLDGDIIEIDIKNRKINVELSDNEIKERIANAKLPDRKLKGWLNIYQKSVSSADKGAILR from the coding sequence ATGAAAAGTGATAAAATAAAAAAAGGAATAGAAAGAACTCCACATAGATCTCTACTTCGAGCTTGCGGACTTCAAGATGATGATTTTGAAAAACCATTCATTGGAATAGCTAATAGTTTTACTGATATTGTTCCAGGCCATATTCATCTTAAAGAATTAGCTGATGAAATTAAAAAAGGAATAATAGCTGCTGGAGGTATTCCATTTGAATTTAATACAATGGCTATCTGTGATGGTATAGCTATGAATCATGAAGGAATGAAATACTCTCTTCCTTCTCGTGAAATTGTAGCTAATACAGTTGAAAGCATGGCTATGGGCCATAGTCTTGATGGTCTTGTCCTTCTTCCAAGTTGTGATAAGGTAGTTCCAGGAATGTTAATAGCTGCAGCTAGACTTAATATTCCTTCCATTGTTGTTACTGGTGGGCCAATGGTCCCTGGTGAATTTAAAGGGAAAAAAGTAGATCTTATAACTGTTTATGAAGCTGTTGGTGAAGTTTCTTCTGGTAAATTAACAGAAGATGACCTTTATGAACTAGAATGTAGTGCCTGTCCTGGTGCTGGATCTTGTTCAGGTCTTTTTACAGCTAATACTATGGCTTGTGTAACAGAAACTCTTGGAATGAGTTTACCAATGTGTGCTACTACTCTTGCACAAGACAAAAATAAGTTAAAAATTGCAGAAGAAAGTGGAAAACGTATAGTTGGTATGATATTTGAAGATCTTACTCCTTCTAAAATAATGTCTCAAAAATCTTTTGAAAATGCTTTAGCTATTGATATGGCATTAGGGGGATCAAGTAACACAGCTCTACATATCCCAGCTATAGCTAATGAACTTGAAGATAAAGGTGTTAATGTTGACCTTGAATTATTTGATAAAGTAAGTAAATTTGTTCCTCATATTGCATCAATGAGTCCAGCTGGTAAGGACACTATGAAAGACTTACATGAAGCTGGTGGAATTCCTGCTGTTTTAAAAAATATTGAAATAAAATTAGATACAAATGTTATTACCTGTACTGGAAAAACAATTAAAGAAAATATAAAAGATGTAGAAATAAAAAATACTGATGTTATAAGACCAATCAAAGATCCTGTTCATAGTGAAGGTGGAATAGCTATATTAAAAGGTAATTTAGCTCCTGATGGATCTGTTATAAAACAAGCTGCTGTTGAAGATGATATGATGTATCATAAAGGTCCTGCAAAAGTCTTTAATAGTGAAGAAGAAGCTGTTGATGGTATTTTCAATGGAAAAATCATTGAGGGAGATATTGTAATTATTCGTTGTGAAGGTCCAAAAGGAGGGCCAGGTATGAGAGAAATGCTTAATCCAACATCAGCTATAATGGGTCTTGGAATTAAAAATGTAGCTCTTATTACAGACGGTCGTTTTTCAGGAGGCACACGTGGACCTTGTGTTGGTCATGTATCTCCAGAAGCAAAAAGTGGTGGCCCTATAGCTGCTCTTCTCGATGGAGATATCATTGAAATTGATATTAAAAATAGAAAAATCAATGTTGAACTTTCTGATAATGAAATCAAGGAAAGAATAGCTAATGCAAAACTTCCTGATAGAAAATTAAAAGGTTGGTTAAATATTTATCAAAAATCAGTTAGTTCAGCTGATAAAGGAGCTATTTTAAGATAG
- the argS gene encoding arginine--tRNA ligase, whose translation MYFEIKNDALNSIKNVLKILEYETPEDIKLEFPPNPKMGDLATTVSFQLAKELKMSPMDITNKIMEKIEIPEIFEKVEGKGPYINFFINYEIFSKKLLETVDNNYGQLPKTNKKVVLEHTSANPNGPLHIGHIRNAIIGDSLKRLLKIAGNEVDTQYYVNDMGRQIAMIVFGMEKLGLSIDEKLAKDYIDNYTNNQSINNDSIGFDDKIDHQIGQLYFKVNEYINDNEDEKIQVNNLIKAYESNSDQNLNKIFQKAVNDCLIGVKQTLGKLNIKHDDFVWEGRFVRDGNVDKVVNGLIASGHTKEDEVLCLDLEDFGIEKELVLRRSDGTSLYSTRDLAYHSWKSEQGDLVLDILGSDHKLAIEQIGIALKLLNEKSPEVIFYEFITLPEGSMSTRRGIFISVDELVEEAINRAKKEVISRRIDLNDKEIAKISEEIGIGAIRYYISKISPEKHITFKWDEALSFERGCASIQYAHARACKLLEKCGHFDLNKESLAIDTNEIESAWTPNEVEMDLIRTIAKFPIVVEESANIMRVHPIAQYVQDLASAFNKFYKSEQVIGCEIESARLLLVDKTRITIKNSLELLGVTAPVKM comes from the coding sequence ATGTACTTTGAAATCAAAAACGATGCTTTAAATTCCATAAAAAATGTTCTTAAAATCTTAGAATATGAAACTCCAGAAGATATAAAACTTGAATTTCCACCAAACCCAAAGATGGGAGATTTAGCTACTACGGTATCTTTTCAACTAGCTAAAGAGTTAAAAATGTCTCCAATGGATATCACAAATAAAATCATGGAAAAAATTGAGATTCCTGAAATATTTGAGAAAGTAGAAGGAAAAGGACCGTATATAAACTTTTTTATTAATTATGAAATTTTTTCAAAAAAACTACTTGAAACAGTTGATAATAATTATGGACAACTACCTAAAACCAATAAAAAAGTTGTTTTAGAGCATACTTCAGCAAATCCTAATGGTCCTCTTCATATAGGCCATATAAGAAATGCTATTATAGGAGATTCTCTCAAAAGACTTTTAAAAATAGCTGGGAATGAAGTTGATACTCAATATTATGTTAATGATATGGGCCGTCAAATAGCTATGATTGTTTTTGGAATGGAAAAATTGGGACTTTCTATTGATGAAAAATTAGCTAAAGACTATATTGATAATTATACTAACAATCAATCTATTAATAATGATTCTATAGGTTTTGATGATAAAATCGATCATCAAATAGGTCAACTTTATTTCAAAGTTAATGAATACATTAATGATAATGAAGATGAAAAAATTCAAGTTAACAACTTAATTAAAGCTTATGAAAGTAATTCAGATCAAAATCTTAATAAAATATTTCAAAAAGCTGTAAATGACTGTTTAATAGGAGTAAAACAAACTTTAGGTAAACTAAATATAAAACATGATGATTTTGTTTGGGAAGGACGATTTGTTAGAGATGGGAATGTTGATAAAGTTGTAAATGGATTAATAGCTAGTGGCCATACTAAAGAAGATGAAGTTTTATGTTTAGATCTTGAAGACTTTGGAATCGAAAAAGAATTAGTTCTTAGACGTTCTGATGGAACTTCACTTTATTCAACTAGAGATTTAGCTTATCATAGCTGGAAATCAGAGCAAGGAGATCTTGTTCTTGATATTTTAGGTTCTGATCATAAGTTAGCTATTGAACAAATAGGTATAGCTCTTAAACTTCTCAATGAAAAATCACCAGAAGTTATATTTTACGAATTTATTACACTTCCAGAAGGTTCAATGTCAACAAGAAGAGGAATTTTTATTTCTGTCGATGAATTAGTAGAAGAAGCAATCAATAGAGCAAAAAAAGAAGTTATATCTAGAAGAATTGATTTAAATGATAAAGAAATAGCTAAAATTTCTGAAGAAATTGGTATTGGAGCTATTAGATATTATATCTCAAAAATTTCCCCAGAAAAGCATATTACATTTAAGTGGGATGAAGCTCTTAGCTTTGAGCGAGGTTGTGCCTCTATACAATATGCTCATGCTCGTGCATGTAAGTTACTTGAAAAATGTGGCCATTTTGATTTAAATAAAGAAAGTTTAGCTATTGACACAAATGAAATAGAAAGTGCCTGGACTCCAAATGAAGTTGAAATGGATCTTATTAGAACAATAGCTAAATTTCCAATAGTTGTGGAAGAATCAGCTAATATTATGAGAGTTCACCCTATAGCTCAATATGTTCAAGACCTAGCAAGTGCTTTCAACAAATTTTACAAATCAGAACAAGTAATTGGCTGTGAAATTGAATCAGCTAGACTTTTATTAGTTGATAAAACTAGAATAACTATTAAAAATAGTTTAGAGTTATTAGGTGTAACTGCTCCTGTTAAAATGTAA
- the pyrB gene encoding aspartate carbamoyltransferase yields the protein MVKIFNLNDVISIKDFQKKDIEFILDEAENLEKVARSEESSEELGGKILGMMFFEPSTRTRLSFETSMKRLGGDCVGFAGSAGSSVSKGESLADTSKMFEAYSDALVIRHNLEGAAKFITDIVDVPVINAGDGAGQHPTQTLLDLYTIKRNFDKVKGLNVALVGDLKYGRTVHSLAYALGMFDAQMSFVSPDELKMPKETLHDLEKNNIKFHETNNLKDIIDEVDVLYVTRIQKERFPDEEEYSKIKGAYLIDKDLINGKDLIVMHPLPRVDEIATDVDNTKYNKYFEQAFYGVPVRMAILKNIIKNKI from the coding sequence GTGGTTAAAATTTTCAATCTAAATGATGTTATTTCAATAAAAGATTTTCAAAAGAAAGATATTGAATTTATTTTAGATGAAGCAGAAAATCTTGAAAAAGTAGCTAGATCTGAAGAAAGTTCAGAAGAATTAGGTGGAAAAATATTAGGAATGATGTTTTTTGAACCATCAACAAGGACTAGACTTTCTTTTGAAACATCTATGAAACGTCTTGGTGGAGATTGTGTTGGTTTTGCAGGTAGTGCAGGTAGTTCTGTATCTAAAGGTGAAAGTTTAGCCGATACTTCAAAAATGTTTGAAGCTTACTCTGATGCTCTTGTTATAAGACATAATTTAGAGGGAGCAGCTAAATTCATAACAGACATTGTTGATGTTCCTGTAATAAACGCTGGTGATGGAGCTGGTCAACATCCAACTCAAACACTACTTGATTTATACACTATAAAACGAAATTTTGATAAAGTCAAAGGATTGAATGTTGCATTAGTTGGAGATTTAAAATATGGTCGTACAGTACATTCTCTTGCTTATGCTCTTGGAATGTTTGATGCTCAAATGAGTTTTGTATCTCCAGATGAGTTAAAAATGCCAAAAGAAACTCTTCATGATCTTGAAAAAAATAATATTAAATTTCATGAAACTAATAACTTAAAAGATATTATTGATGAAGTTGATGTTTTATATGTAACTAGAATCCAAAAAGAGAGATTTCCAGATGAAGAAGAATACTCAAAAATTAAAGGAGCATATCTTATTGATAAAGATCTTATAAATGGGAAAGATCTTATTGTAATGCACCCTCTTCCAAGAGTAGATGAAATAGCTACAGATGTTGATAATACAAAGTATAATAAGTATTTTGAGCAGGCTTTTTATGGTGTTCCTGTCAGAATGGCTATATTAAAGAATATAATTAAAAATAAAATATAA
- the hcp gene encoding hydroxylamine reductase, giving the protein MAHEPLDMFCYQCSQTAWGTGCTVRGVCGKEPTVARLQDNLIFAMKGISAYNSHANELGYTDSDVDKFLTKGMYSTLTQVNFDAEDLVKLGLEAGEANVKVMQMLKKAHIENYGEPEPAVVEVGAQAGPGIIVSGHDFKALEELLKQTEGKGINIYTHSEMLPAHGYPELKKYKHLVGQLGGPWFDQKKTFSKYNAASLVTSNCVLLPKDEYSDRIFTSGVAKLPGIKQITDYDFTPVINKALELGDLEEEENRPTVTTGFGASTILSLAPKIKELVEAGKIKRFFLVGGCDSPLPQARYYREFVEKLPNDTVVLTLACGKYRFNDLDLGDIEGVPRLIDIGQCNDAIVAVDVALALCDLFGVGLNELPLTIVLSWMEQKAAAILWSLFFLNKQDMLIGPILPAWVNDDIAKVLVNNYNLTPIGDPEEDIKRILG; this is encoded by the coding sequence ATGGCACACGAACCATTAGACATGTTTTGTTATCAATGTTCTCAAACAGCTTGGGGAACTGGATGTACTGTTAGAGGAGTTTGTGGAAAAGAACCTACTGTAGCTAGATTACAAGATAATCTTATTTTTGCAATGAAAGGTATTAGTGCATATAATAGTCATGCAAATGAGCTTGGATATACTGATTCAGATGTAGATAAATTCTTAACCAAAGGAATGTATTCCACTCTTACTCAAGTAAACTTCGATGCAGAAGATTTAGTTAAACTTGGACTTGAAGCTGGTGAAGCTAATGTAAAAGTCATGCAAATGCTTAAAAAAGCTCACATAGAAAACTATGGCGAGCCTGAACCTGCCGTTGTAGAAGTAGGGGCTCAAGCTGGACCAGGTATTATTGTGTCTGGGCATGATTTTAAAGCACTTGAAGAACTTCTTAAACAAACTGAAGGAAAAGGAATCAATATTTACACTCATAGTGAAATGTTACCTGCCCATGGTTATCCTGAATTAAAAAAGTATAAACACCTTGTTGGTCAACTTGGTGGGCCATGGTTTGATCAGAAAAAAACTTTTTCTAAATATAATGCAGCAAGTTTAGTTACTTCTAACTGTGTTCTATTACCAAAAGATGAATATTCCGATAGAATTTTTACTAGTGGAGTAGCTAAGTTACCTGGAATCAAACAAATTACTGATTATGACTTTACACCAGTTATAAATAAAGCTCTTGAACTTGGAGATCTTGAAGAAGAAGAGAATAGACCAACTGTTACTACTGGTTTTGGAGCATCTACTATATTATCTTTAGCTCCAAAAATTAAAGAATTGGTTGAAGCTGGAAAAATCAAAAGATTCTTTTTAGTAGGAGGTTGTGACAGTCCACTTCCACAAGCGAGATATTATAGAGAATTTGTAGAAAAATTACCAAATGATACAGTAGTTTTAACTCTTGCATGTGGTAAATATAGATTTAATGACTTAGACCTAGGAGACATTGAAGGAGTTCCAAGATTAATCGATATTGGTCAATGTAATGATGCAATTGTAGCTGTTGATGTAGCTCTTGCACTTTGTGATCTATTTGGAGTTGGATTAAATGAATTACCACTTACTATTGTTTTGAGTTGGATGGAACAAAAAGCTGCAGCTATTTTATGGAGCTTATTTTTCTTAAACAAACAAGATATGCTCATTGGACCTATTTTACCTGCTTGGGTAAATGATGATATAGCTAAAGTATTAGTTAATAATTATAATTTAACTCCAATTGGAGATCCAGAAGAAGACATTAAGAGAATATTAGGTTAA
- a CDS encoding cobalamin biosynthesis protein, which yields MIIDGIELIVLILLILALSIFIDLIFGELPAKIHPVVFIGKLIDLFSKKLLKIESRISGFILTILVSIISIVVFSIILFLSSYNIVIFVIVSAIILSSTFSIKMLLFSARKIKEDLEEGIDIARKSMSYLVSRDTAELSENLIISATIETLSENITDSAIAPIFYYILVNIILILSFLIISFINPHIPNIPNIHLQTIYSLPLSIFTVIVAILVAIIYRIINTLDAMVGYKNEKYMIIGFVPAKLDDILNYIPARFGGIMIVLASMIYKKLGSKEIDWKNSYKIMKRDAKKPPSPNSGFTMAAVAGSLNISLVKKGVYVIGNNINPLKRDYIEKTAKLSRFGIYLAILFLILFLILILFLIFLIF from the coding sequence ATGATAATTGATGGAATTGAATTAATAGTATTGATTCTTCTTATTTTAGCTTTATCAATATTCATAGATCTAATTTTTGGTGAATTACCAGCAAAAATACATCCGGTTGTTTTCATTGGAAAACTCATTGATTTATTTTCTAAAAAGCTTTTAAAGATTGAAAGTAGAATATCTGGATTTATTTTAACCATTTTAGTTTCAATTATATCTATAGTTGTTTTCTCAATAATTTTATTTTTATCTAGCTACAATATAGTTATTTTCGTCATTGTTTCTGCAATAATTCTTTCTTCGACATTCTCAATAAAAATGCTTCTTTTTTCAGCTAGAAAAATCAAAGAAGATTTAGAAGAAGGAATTGATATAGCTAGAAAATCCATGTCTTATCTTGTTAGTAGAGATACAGCTGAACTCAGTGAAAATCTTATAATATCTGCAACAATTGAAACTTTGTCTGAAAATATTACAGATTCAGCTATAGCTCCTATATTCTACTATATTTTAGTTAATATAATATTAATCTTAAGTTTTTTAATTATAAGCTTTATAAATCCACATATTCCAAATATCCCAAATATTCATCTTCAAACAATATATTCTCTTCCTTTATCTATATTTACTGTAATAGTAGCTATTTTAGTAGCTATAATTTATAGAATCATTAATACACTTGATGCAATGGTTGGATACAAAAATGAAAAGTATATGATAATTGGATTTGTCCCAGCTAAATTAGATGATATTTTAAATTATATTCCAGCTCGTTTTGGAGGAATAATGATTGTTTTAGCCTCAATGATATATAAAAAATTAGGAAGTAAGGAGATAGATTGGAAAAATTCCTATAAAATCATGAAGAGAGATGCTAAAAAACCTCCATCTCCTAACTCAGGCTTTACTATGGCCGCGGTAGCTGGTAGCTTAAATATTTCTCTTGTAAAAAAAGGTGTATATGTTATTGGAAATAATATAAATCCATTAAAAAGAGATTATATAGAAAAAACAGCTAAATTATCGAGATTTGGAATATATTTAGCTATTTTATTTTTAATATTATTTTTAATATTAATTTTATTTTTAATATTTTTAATTTTTTAA
- a CDS encoding signal peptidase I, which translates to MILNYYKMVLLMSAKKEIAIYALIIIVGLILAQHMNVVVSESMEPVFYRGDIVVVEKTDFLGIHEFDPNNAKVGDIVVYNAAWFPNPVIHRIINITEVNGSKYYVIKGDNNPSPDPYLVTPSQITSRVISIGGQPFIIPKIGYITIWLKGL; encoded by the coding sequence ATTATTTTAAATTATTATAAGATGGTGCTTTTAATGTCAGCAAAGAAAGAGATAGCTATTTATGCATTAATAATCATTGTAGGCCTTATTCTTGCTCAACACATGAATGTTGTTGTTTCAGAAAGTATGGAACCTGTATTCTATAGAGGTGACATAGTCGTAGTTGAAAAAACCGACTTCCTTGGAATTCATGAATTTGATCCAAATAATGCAAAAGTAGGTGATATTGTTGTTTACAATGCTGCATGGTTCCCAAATCCTGTTATACATAGAATTATTAATATAACAGAAGTAAATGGAAGTAAATATTATGTTATAAAGGGTGATAATAATCCTTCGCCCGATCCTTATCTAGTAACGCCGTCGCAAATAACGTCACGGGTGATTAGTATTGGTGGTCAGCCATTTATAATTCCTAAAATAGGTTATATAACGATATGGCTTAAAGGACTTTAA
- the argF gene encoding ornithine carbamoyltransferase: MNSLLSICDIKDEVSGILELAKDFKDGKIEGKPLKDKNLAMIFQKSSTRTRVSFEVGMNQLGGNSLFLSNDDIQMGRGEPISDTAKVLSRYVDGIMIRAIEHEDVVELAKEADVPIISGLTNLEHPCQALADMLTVKEQFGNFEGKFAYVGDGNNVCNSLLLICASLGMDIAVGCPKGYEPNPDIVKKANKIAERNNSYIIITEDVEVAVKNAVTVYTDVWVSMGDEKQEGKRRKVFRKYQVNEELMKLANKDAIFMHCLPAIRGEEVTAEVIDSPQSVVIDQAENRLHAQKAVLYHFLK, translated from the coding sequence ATGAATAGCCTATTATCAATTTGCGATATAAAAGACGAAGTTTCAGGAATATTAGAATTAGCTAAAGATTTTAAAGATGGAAAAATTGAAGGAAAACCTCTTAAAGATAAAAATTTAGCTATGATATTCCAAAAGTCTTCTACAAGAACAAGAGTATCTTTTGAAGTTGGAATGAATCAATTAGGTGGAAATTCCCTTTTTTTATCTAATGATGATATTCAAATGGGAAGAGGAGAACCTATTTCAGATACAGCTAAGGTACTAAGTAGATATGTTGATGGCATTATGATAAGAGCTATTGAACATGAGGATGTTGTAGAACTTGCAAAAGAAGCTGATGTCCCAATAATTAGTGGCCTTACAAATCTCGAACACCCTTGTCAAGCATTAGCAGATATGTTAACTGTAAAAGAACAATTCGGAAACTTTGAGGGTAAATTTGCTTATGTTGGAGATGGAAACAATGTTTGTAACTCATTACTTCTTATATGTGCTTCTCTTGGAATGGATATAGCTGTTGGTTGCCCTAAAGGTTATGAACCAAACCCTGATATTGTTAAAAAAGCTAATAAAATAGCTGAAAGAAATAATTCATATATTATTATTACAGAAGATGTAGAAGTTGCAGTAAAAAATGCTGTGACTGTATATACTGATGTTTGGGTTAGTATGGGTGATGAAAAACAAGAAGGAAAAAGAAGAAAAGTTTTCCGAAAATATCAAGTTAATGAAGAACTTATGAAATTAGCAAATAAAGATGCAATATTCATGCATTGTTTACCAGCTATACGAGGGGAAGAAGTAACAGCTGAAGTTATCGACAGCCCACAATCCGTAGTTATTGACCAAGCTGAAAATAGATTACATGCTCAAAAAGCTGTTCTTTATCATTTTTTAAAATAA
- a CDS encoding DUF2299 family protein — translation MIDEKQIRDWLVEEGLLKEQIPDETANFHFLVNYPDEHILDLIQPKHKDDMILIGCASEIAPEQVAVIKESSEKKKEKFIWDIRFALNQFLLDFELEHPNNVLNRFVISEEMYEDGITKHNLIMTIKKVFKGKLQCIWITGKAFGEGESGPQGDNNNMFV, via the coding sequence ATGATCGATGAAAAACAAATTAGAGACTGGCTTGTTGAAGAAGGGCTTTTAAAAGAACAAATACCAGATGAAACAGCTAACTTCCATTTTCTTGTAAACTACCCCGACGAACATATTCTTGATCTTATTCAACCGAAACATAAAGATGATATGATTTTGATAGGATGTGCTTCAGAAATAGCCCCTGAACAAGTAGCTGTAATTAAAGAATCTTCTGAAAAGAAAAAAGAAAAGTTTATATGGGATATTAGATTTGCATTAAACCAATTTTTACTCGACTTTGAATTGGAACACCCAAATAATGTCCTTAATAGATTTGTTATATCTGAAGAAATGTATGAAGATGGTATAACAAAACACAATTTAATAATGACAATAAAAAAGGTTTTCAAAGGAAAGCTTCAGTGTATTTGGATAACTGGAAAAGCATTTGGGGAAGGAGAATCTGGACCTCAAGGGGATAATAATAACATGTTTGTTTAA